From the Chitinophaga lutea genome, one window contains:
- a CDS encoding M14 family metallopeptidase has product MRYLFSTILLFLMAFTRTAAQTSPSAFLQYELGTRFTPHYKVVEYFRHIAATVNTVKLETYGSSYEGRPLLLAIVASPENMARLETIRQQNLDVVAGKTTASQPVIVWLSYNVHGNEAVSTEAAMKTLYTLITSRAALLQNAVVIIDPCLNPDGRDRYVNFYNSIHSKVPDATPFAREHDEPWPGGRSNHYYFDLNRDWAWQTQQESRQRLLQYNRWMPQVHVDFHEQGVDAPYYFAPAAEPLHDAVTAWQRDFQTQIGKHNATYFDEKGWLYFTREQFDLFYPSYGDTYPTYNGSIGMTYEQGGSGRAGLAIRTRQGDTLTLRDRIDHHFTTGLATIEVSATNAGKLVSEFSKYFQDARQQPAGDYKTYVVKAAGNPEKLQALAELLRKNEIVAGFANSSTGASGFNYFTGKTESFTVEKEDLVISAFQPRSNLLRVLFEPVARLTDSVTYDITAWALPYAYGLPAYALKQKLNAPLHDVQEKPVPAQPPAGNTYAYLAPWNSIKDLKFLAYLLNRNIKVRFAEADFTINNVNYPAGTLVITKAGNGPLDALPALAQKMEISLVKVPTGFVDKGADFGSDKMRFIRKPKVAVLAGEGASSLSMGEIWHFFEQQVDYPLTVLNTSALYGMNWKDLDVLILPAGRYTALNDKAVLERLKDWVSNGGKLIAMEDAIDQLAKAEWGFLLKKDAEEKEKDKKEEEPKDPYTALKPYGNRERESVMQFIPGAIYKVHLDKSHPLAFGYPAYYYTLKQSDQLIEFMESGGWNVGALKKDDYLTGFVGAQTKARLKDGLVFGVKEIGSGSVVLLADNPLFRSFWENGKLLFGNAVFLVGQ; this is encoded by the coding sequence ATGAGGTATCTGTTTTCCACTATCCTGTTGTTTTTAATGGCGTTTACCCGAACCGCCGCCCAAACATCCCCGTCAGCCTTCCTGCAATATGAGCTGGGCACCCGTTTTACGCCGCATTACAAGGTGGTGGAATACTTCCGGCACATAGCCGCTACCGTTAATACCGTGAAGCTGGAAACGTACGGCAGTTCGTACGAAGGCCGGCCGTTGCTGCTGGCCATCGTGGCATCGCCGGAAAACATGGCGCGGCTGGAGACCATCCGGCAGCAGAACCTCGATGTGGTGGCGGGCAAAACCACAGCCTCGCAGCCGGTGATCGTCTGGCTGAGTTATAATGTGCATGGGAATGAGGCCGTATCTACCGAAGCGGCCATGAAAACCCTCTACACGCTGATCACCAGCCGTGCGGCGTTGCTGCAGAACGCCGTGGTGATCATCGACCCCTGCCTGAACCCTGACGGACGCGACCGCTATGTCAATTTTTATAATTCCATTCATAGCAAAGTGCCCGATGCCACGCCGTTTGCGCGGGAGCATGACGAGCCCTGGCCCGGCGGGCGCAGCAATCATTATTATTTCGACCTGAATCGCGACTGGGCCTGGCAAACCCAGCAGGAGAGCAGGCAGCGACTGTTGCAATACAACCGCTGGATGCCGCAGGTGCACGTGGATTTTCATGAGCAGGGCGTGGATGCACCGTATTATTTCGCGCCCGCGGCGGAACCGCTGCATGATGCCGTAACGGCCTGGCAGCGCGATTTCCAGACGCAGATCGGCAAACACAACGCCACTTACTTCGACGAAAAAGGATGGCTCTATTTCACCCGCGAACAATTCGACCTGTTTTATCCCAGCTACGGCGATACCTATCCCACTTACAACGGGTCCATCGGCATGACTTACGAGCAGGGCGGCAGCGGCCGCGCGGGCCTGGCGATCCGGACGCGGCAGGGCGATACGCTCACACTGCGCGACCGCATCGATCATCATTTCACCACCGGCCTCGCCACCATAGAAGTATCCGCCACCAACGCCGGCAAACTGGTGTCGGAATTTTCGAAGTACTTCCAGGATGCGCGCCAGCAGCCGGCGGGCGACTATAAAACATATGTGGTCAAAGCGGCCGGGAACCCGGAGAAACTCCAGGCGCTGGCGGAGCTGTTGCGGAAAAATGAGATCGTGGCCGGGTTCGCCAACAGCAGCACCGGGGCCAGCGGCTTCAACTATTTTACCGGCAAAACAGAATCGTTCACCGTTGAAAAGGAAGACCTGGTGATCAGCGCCTTCCAGCCCCGTTCCAACCTGCTTCGCGTGTTGTTCGAGCCCGTGGCGAGGCTGACGGACTCTGTAACTTACGACATCACCGCCTGGGCGCTTCCTTACGCCTACGGCCTGCCCGCCTATGCGCTCAAACAAAAACTGAACGCACCTCTGCACGACGTCCAGGAGAAACCCGTTCCCGCACAGCCGCCCGCGGGCAATACATATGCCTACCTGGCGCCCTGGAACAGCATCAAAGACCTGAAGTTCCTGGCCTACCTGCTCAATCGCAACATCAAAGTACGTTTTGCGGAAGCGGACTTCACCATCAACAACGTGAACTACCCCGCCGGCACCCTCGTGATCACCAAAGCCGGCAACGGCCCGCTGGATGCATTGCCCGCCCTGGCGCAGAAAATGGAAATATCCCTGGTGAAAGTGCCCACGGGTTTCGTGGATAAAGGGGCCGACTTCGGGTCCGATAAAATGCGCTTCATCCGCAAGCCGAAAGTGGCCGTGCTGGCGGGTGAAGGCGCTTCTTCGCTGAGCATGGGCGAAATCTGGCATTTCTTCGAACAGCAGGTCGACTATCCGCTGACCGTTCTCAATACATCGGCCCTCTACGGCATGAACTGGAAAGACCTCGACGTGCTCATTTTACCGGCTGGTCGTTACACGGCGCTCAACGACAAAGCAGTGCTGGAGCGGCTGAAAGACTGGGTGAGCAATGGCGGGAAACTCATCGCCATGGAAGACGCGATAGACCAGCTGGCCAAAGCGGAATGGGGATTCCTGCTGAAGAAAGACGCGGAGGAAAAAGAAAAAGACAAAAAAGAGGAGGAGCCCAAAGACCCCTATACCGCGCTGAAGCCCTATGGCAACCGTGAAAGGGAAAGCGTCATGCAGTTCATCCCGGGCGCCATTTATAAAGTACATCTCGATAAAAGCCATCCGCTGGCATTCGGTTATCCCGCCTACTATTATACCCTCAAACAAAGCGACCAGCTCATCGAATTCATGGAATCCGGCGGCTGGAACGTGGGCGCGCTGAAAAAAGACGACTACCTCACCGGTTTTGTGGGTGCGCAAACGAAAGCCCGGCTGAAAGACGGTCTTGTTTTCGGCGTAAAAGAGATCGGCAGCGGCTCGGTGGTATTGCTGGCCGATAACCCGTTGTTCCGCAGCTTCTGGGAAAACGGTAAACTGTTATTCGGGAATGCAGTGTTCCTGGTAGGGCAGTAG
- a CDS encoding thioredoxin family protein, with amino-acid sequence MKKQFVLLLLATVWLTAFRTSDALEIGAKIPKPDVKMKDVSGKEVSLNDVKKANGLLVMFSCNTCPYVQRNQERTREICTYALKHNIGVILVNSNEAERAGGDSYEAMKAYAKKLNYSWYYAVDKNNELADAFAADRTPECYLFNKDATLVYKGAIDDNPGNAAGVQAKYLHTAIDAMVAGRAVEVNSTASVGCGIKRKM; translated from the coding sequence ATGAAAAAGCAATTTGTTTTATTACTTCTTGCTACCGTATGGCTCACTGCATTCCGTACTTCCGACGCACTGGAGATCGGCGCCAAAATTCCGAAGCCGGACGTGAAGATGAAAGACGTATCCGGCAAGGAAGTGTCGCTCAACGATGTTAAAAAAGCCAACGGGCTGCTGGTGATGTTCAGTTGCAATACCTGCCCTTATGTGCAGCGCAACCAGGAACGTACCCGCGAGATCTGCACCTATGCTTTAAAGCACAACATCGGGGTGATACTCGTCAACTCCAACGAAGCGGAACGCGCCGGCGGCGATTCTTATGAGGCCATGAAAGCCTACGCCAAAAAACTGAATTACTCCTGGTATTACGCTGTTGACAAAAACAACGAACTGGCGGATGCTTTTGCCGCCGACCGTACGCCGGAATGTTACCTCTTCAACAAAGACGCCACGCTGGTGTACAAAGGCGCTATCGACGATAACCCCGGCAATGCCGCCGGCGTTCAGGCCAAATACCTGCACACCGCCATCGATGCCATGGTGGCCGGCAGGGCCGTGGAAGTAAACTCCACCGCCTCCGTTGGTTGCGGCATTAAACGTAAAATGTAA
- a CDS encoding YihY/virulence factor BrkB family protein: MVDVEKLVLESKPVQWLVHRSKSLVLPGFEGIPLYDVIVFFLKETARESLVERAAAISFNFLLAIPPFFIFLFTLVPFIPLQNIEPTLYDLAKAVTPNENTYQIVREMIHDFLYTHRNTLLSFAFILSFYYSSNGVMGMLRSFDKLLPGFNQRLWWQTRLTALKLTVFLVVLLLATVALIIMQGTIMKWVFEMLNIRDSFSQLGLFAARWLLIILLFFSIISVIYRFGPATKKKWKFISAGSTFATISMIVVTLGFSFWVTNFAQYNQIYGSIGTVLILMLVIYFNSFILLIGFELNTSISTIREIARQREAGEEPEIQGLS; this comes from the coding sequence ATGGTTGATGTAGAAAAACTCGTTCTCGAATCAAAACCCGTGCAATGGCTCGTGCATAGAAGCAAAAGCCTCGTGCTGCCGGGTTTTGAAGGAATCCCCCTGTATGATGTGATCGTTTTTTTCCTGAAAGAAACAGCGCGTGAAAGCCTCGTGGAACGGGCCGCGGCTATTTCTTTCAACTTCCTGCTCGCCATCCCGCCTTTTTTCATTTTCCTGTTCACGCTGGTGCCGTTCATTCCCCTGCAGAATATCGAGCCTACGCTGTACGACCTGGCCAAAGCCGTTACGCCCAATGAGAACACGTACCAGATCGTCCGGGAAATGATCCACGACTTCCTGTACACCCACCGCAATACCCTGCTGTCGTTCGCCTTTATCCTCAGCTTCTATTATTCTTCCAACGGTGTAATGGGCATGCTGCGGTCGTTCGATAAATTACTGCCCGGCTTCAACCAGCGCCTCTGGTGGCAAACGAGGCTCACGGCCCTGAAGCTCACCGTGTTCCTCGTGGTGCTGCTGCTGGCCACCGTGGCCCTCATCATCATGCAGGGCACCATCATGAAATGGGTGTTCGAAATGCTCAACATCCGCGACTCATTCTCGCAACTGGGGCTGTTCGCCGCGCGGTGGCTGTTGATCATCCTCCTGTTTTTCTCGATCATTTCCGTGATCTACCGCTTCGGGCCCGCCACCAAAAAGAAATGGAAATTCATTTCCGCCGGCTCCACTTTCGCCACCATTTCCATGATCGTGGTGACGTTGGGCTTTTCTTTCTGGGTCACCAATTTCGCCCAGTACAACCAGATTTACGGCTCCATCGGCACCGTGCTCATCCTCATGCTGGTGATATATTTCAACTCCTTCATCCTGCTCATCGGCTTTGAACTGAACACCAGCATCAGCACCATCCGCGAAATTGCACGGCAGCGCGAAGCCGGCGAAGAACCTGAAATACAGGGACTTTCCTGA
- the mltG gene encoding endolytic transglycosylase MltG, translating to MKRTKAQNTNSPWIRRIAVILACLLAGGMVLAAYLLMGPNTKSFGDKKYFYVPTGSSYDDVLKGLEEQGIVRSVSTFNVVARRLDYPARVKAGRYEIKKGMGNLEIVRILRSGRQSPVKLVINKLRLKEDFIRLVSTNLEADSAAMKAILEDGVYLRQFGLDTNTVMCAILPNTYEFYWNTNAGKVFDKIESAYENFWTDERQAKAAKLGLRPTEVTVLASIVEEETNKHDEKPAIASVYLNRLRQGMKLGADPTVKFAMKNFALKRIWGSYLEFDSPYNTYRYSGLPPGPICTPSAKSIDAVLTPADTEYLYFCARADFSGYHAFASTYKEHLENAKEYQKALNARGVK from the coding sequence ATGAAAAGGACTAAAGCGCAAAACACGAACTCTCCCTGGATTCGCCGCATCGCCGTTATTCTGGCCTGTTTGCTGGCCGGCGGCATGGTACTGGCCGCCTACCTGCTGATGGGCCCCAACACCAAATCGTTCGGCGACAAAAAATACTTCTACGTACCCACCGGCAGCAGTTACGACGATGTGCTGAAAGGACTGGAAGAACAGGGCATCGTGCGCTCCGTGTCTACCTTCAACGTGGTGGCACGCCGCCTCGACTATCCCGCCAGGGTAAAAGCCGGCCGCTATGAGATCAAAAAAGGCATGGGCAACCTGGAAATCGTGCGGATCCTGCGCTCCGGCCGGCAGTCGCCCGTGAAACTGGTAATCAACAAACTCCGCCTGAAAGAAGACTTCATCCGGCTCGTGTCCACCAATCTCGAAGCCGATTCCGCCGCCATGAAAGCCATTCTCGAAGATGGTGTGTATCTCCGCCAGTTCGGCCTCGATACCAATACCGTGATGTGCGCCATCCTGCCCAACACCTACGAGTTTTACTGGAATACCAATGCCGGCAAGGTGTTCGATAAAATCGAAAGCGCCTACGAAAACTTCTGGACGGACGAGCGCCAGGCGAAAGCCGCCAAACTGGGGCTCCGCCCCACCGAGGTGACCGTGCTCGCCTCCATCGTGGAAGAAGAAACCAATAAACATGACGAAAAGCCGGCCATCGCCAGCGTGTATCTCAACCGCCTGCGCCAGGGCATGAAACTCGGCGCCGACCCCACAGTGAAATTCGCCATGAAAAATTTCGCGCTCAAAAGGATCTGGGGCAGCTATCTCGAATTCGATTCTCCGTATAATACTTACCGTTATAGCGGCCTGCCTCCCGGCCCCATCTGCACCCCGTCCGCCAAATCGATCGATGCGGTGCTGACGCCGGCGGATACCGAGTACCTTTATTTCTGCGCGCGGGCCGATTTCAGCGGGTACCACGCATTTGCGTCTACCTACAAGGAACACCTTGAAAATGCAAAGGAATACCAGAAGGCCCTGAATGCGAGAGGGGTGAAGTAA
- the secG gene encoding preprotein translocase subunit SecG, producing MLIFFGILIVLACVLLGFFVLVQNPKGGGLSGSFGGFGNQVMGVRQTNDIMEKGTWILAAVIAVLCLTSAMFIGKGGSSFQKGASTIEQSAGSAAPAGNAIQLNQQQQQQQLPADSQKTPVKP from the coding sequence ATGTTGATTTTCTTTGGAATATTGATCGTTTTAGCCTGTGTTTTACTCGGCTTTTTTGTGCTGGTGCAAAATCCTAAAGGCGGCGGTCTTTCCGGTTCTTTCGGTGGTTTCGGCAACCAGGTAATGGGCGTTCGCCAGACAAACGACATCATGGAAAAAGGCACCTGGATCCTCGCGGCTGTGATTGCCGTGCTTTGCCTCACCTCTGCCATGTTCATCGGCAAAGGCGGCAGCTCCTTCCAGAAAGGTGCCAGCACTATCGAACAATCCGCAGGTTCGGCCGCTCCCGCAGGTAATGCTATCCAGCTGAACCAGCAGCAGCAACAACAGCAACTCCCGGCAGATAGCCAGAAAACGCCTGTCAAACCTTAA
- a CDS encoding LptE family protein has translation MSKYIFLLASVSLWLFSSACSIKYSASGASIDPAAKTVLVRFIENRAPQNNPQLSQQVTEKLRTKILAQTRLTQTNDQGADYEFKGTITGYSISNAAVTNVDKSATARLTITVNITFIKRIGDKKGFTNQSFSRSADFNASQTISEAEPRLLEEIVPNLVDDIFNRAFANW, from the coding sequence ATGTCAAAATACATATTTCTGTTAGCAAGTGTAAGCCTGTGGCTGTTTTCATCAGCCTGCTCCATAAAATATTCAGCCAGCGGCGCCAGTATCGATCCGGCCGCCAAAACTGTGCTCGTACGTTTTATCGAAAACCGGGCGCCGCAAAATAATCCGCAGCTCAGCCAGCAGGTAACGGAAAAACTGCGTACCAAGATCCTGGCGCAGACCCGCCTTACCCAAACCAACGACCAGGGCGCCGACTACGAGTTTAAGGGCACCATTACCGGCTATTCCATCTCCAATGCCGCGGTGACCAATGTAGACAAGTCCGCCACCGCCCGTTTGACGATTACCGTGAATATTACTTTCATCAAACGCATCGGCGACAAGAAAGGGTTTACCAACCAGTCGTTCTCCCGTTCCGCCGACTTCAACGCTTCACAGACGATCAGCGAGGCCGAGCCGAGGCTGCTGGAGGAGATTGTGCCCAACCTGGTAGACGATATCTTTAACCGGGCCTTCGCCAACTGGTAA
- a CDS encoding sigma-54 interaction domain-containing protein, whose product MDNIQSIKNRFGIIGNSQALNYALQVAAQVSNTDLTVLITGESGVGKEVFSQIIHALSARKHNPFIAVNCGAIPEGTIDSELFGHEKGSFTGAVDSRKGYFETVNGGTIFLDEIGEMPLGTQARLLRVLEAGEYIRVGSSKVQKTDVRVIAATNRDLLENTQSGKFREDLYYRLNTVPIRVPALRDRKEDIPMLFRKFCVDFAERYKTTSIQLDDEARDMLVNYTWPGNVRELKNIAEQISVLATDKHVTATEFRRFLPEQPVMNRLPMLAPAQSQGGNGDFASERDILYKLFFDMKKDVTELKKMFFDILQNPSMANTPAFQDGGVMHNFAPAETPASPGIMAPAQPYIIQDSNKIDHHEEVEETLSIADKEKELIEKALKKHKGKRKDAALDLGISERTLYRKLKEYNINE is encoded by the coding sequence ATGGACAATATTCAAAGTATCAAGAACCGCTTCGGCATAATCGGTAACTCGCAGGCATTGAATTACGCCCTGCAGGTGGCCGCCCAGGTGTCCAACACAGATCTGACTGTGCTGATCACCGGCGAAAGCGGTGTGGGCAAGGAAGTATTTTCACAGATCATTCATGCGCTCAGCGCCCGCAAACATAACCCCTTCATCGCCGTGAACTGCGGCGCCATCCCGGAAGGCACCATCGACTCCGAACTGTTCGGGCACGAGAAAGGCTCTTTCACCGGCGCGGTAGACAGCCGGAAGGGGTATTTCGAAACCGTGAACGGCGGCACCATTTTCCTTGACGAGATCGGGGAAATGCCCCTGGGCACACAGGCACGCCTGCTGCGCGTGCTCGAAGCCGGCGAATACATCCGTGTAGGCTCTTCCAAAGTTCAGAAAACGGATGTGCGCGTGATCGCCGCCACCAACCGCGACCTGCTGGAGAATACCCAGTCGGGAAAATTCCGGGAAGACCTTTACTACCGGCTCAACACCGTGCCCATCCGCGTGCCGGCCCTCCGCGACCGGAAAGAAGATATTCCCATGCTGTTCCGCAAATTTTGCGTGGACTTCGCAGAGCGGTATAAAACCACGTCCATCCAGCTCGACGATGAGGCGCGCGACATGCTCGTGAACTATACCTGGCCCGGTAACGTGCGGGAACTGAAAAACATTGCGGAACAGATTTCCGTGCTGGCCACCGACAAACATGTAACGGCTACAGAATTCCGCCGCTTCCTTCCCGAGCAACCCGTGATGAACCGGCTGCCCATGCTCGCCCCGGCACAGTCCCAGGGGGGCAACGGCGATTTTGCCAGCGAGCGCGATATCCTTTACAAACTTTTCTTCGACATGAAAAAGGATGTGACCGAACTGAAAAAAATGTTCTTCGACATCCTGCAAAACCCGTCGATGGCCAATACGCCTGCGTTCCAGGACGGTGGCGTGATGCACAACTTCGCGCCCGCCGAAACGCCCGCCTCGCCCGGTATCATGGCGCCCGCGCAGCCGTATATCATCCAGGACAGTAACAAGATCGACCATCACGAGGAAGTAGAAGAAACGCTGTCGATAGCCGACAAGGAGAAAGAACTGATCGAGAAAGCGCTGAAGAAACACAAGGGCAAAAGAAAAGACGCCGCCCTCGATCTCGGGATTTCGGAACGGACTTTGTACAGGAAACTGAAGGAATACAATATCAACGAGTAA
- the miaB gene encoding tRNA (N6-isopentenyl adenosine(37)-C2)-methylthiotransferase MiaB: protein MLETVDKVHDESRQGEAIAPLEGDAHTYSKKFYIESYGCQMNFNDSEIVASILNKEGFGATRNAEEADLVLLNTCSIREKAEQTVRKRLTEFKKTKKARPGFLVGVLGCMAERLKAKFLEEEKLVDLVVGPDAYRSLPALIEEAETGQKAINVLLSREETYGDISPVRLNSNGVTAFVSIMRGCNNMCAFCVVPFTRGRERSRDPKSILEEATDLFERGYREVTLLGQNVDSYYFVDETAGETVTFAMLLEKVAAISPLLRVRFSTSHPKDITDEVLFAMARHENICNYIHLPVQSGSNRILQLMNRTYTREWYMKKIDRIREILPGCGLSTDVITGFCTETDEDHQDTLEIMEYAHYDLAYMFAYSERPGTLAARRYQDDVPEAVKKERLAEVVALHRRHTLESMQQDVGKTFKVLIEGTSKRSENDLFGRNDQNKVVVFPRGNHQKGEYVWVQVEDCTAGTLLGKVLEGR from the coding sequence ATGTTGGAAACAGTTGACAAAGTACACGATGAAAGCCGTCAGGGCGAGGCCATCGCCCCGCTGGAAGGCGACGCCCATACCTATTCAAAAAAATTCTATATAGAAAGTTATGGTTGCCAGATGAATTTCAACGACAGTGAGATCGTGGCGTCCATTCTGAATAAAGAAGGCTTCGGGGCTACCCGCAATGCCGAAGAAGCAGACCTGGTGCTGCTGAACACCTGCTCCATCCGCGAAAAGGCGGAGCAAACGGTGCGTAAGCGCCTCACGGAGTTCAAAAAGACCAAAAAGGCCCGCCCGGGTTTCCTCGTGGGCGTGCTCGGTTGCATGGCAGAAAGGCTGAAAGCGAAGTTCCTCGAAGAAGAAAAGCTGGTAGACCTGGTGGTCGGCCCCGATGCCTACCGCAGCCTCCCTGCCCTTATCGAAGAAGCGGAAACCGGCCAGAAAGCTATCAACGTATTGCTCAGCCGGGAGGAAACGTATGGTGACATCAGTCCTGTCCGCCTCAACAGCAACGGCGTCACCGCCTTCGTATCCATCATGCGCGGCTGTAACAACATGTGCGCATTCTGCGTAGTGCCGTTCACCCGTGGCCGCGAGCGCAGCCGCGACCCGAAGTCGATCCTTGAAGAAGCCACCGACCTGTTTGAAAGAGGCTACCGCGAGGTGACCCTTCTCGGCCAGAACGTGGACTCCTATTACTTCGTGGACGAAACGGCCGGTGAAACCGTTACCTTCGCCATGCTGCTAGAAAAAGTGGCTGCCATCAGCCCGCTGCTGCGCGTGCGGTTCAGCACCTCGCACCCGAAAGACATTACGGACGAAGTACTCTTCGCCATGGCGCGCCATGAGAACATCTGCAACTACATCCACCTGCCTGTACAAAGCGGCAGCAACCGTATCCTGCAGCTCATGAACCGCACCTACACCCGCGAATGGTACATGAAAAAAATCGACCGCATCAGGGAAATCCTCCCCGGCTGCGGCCTCTCCACCGATGTGATCACCGGTTTCTGCACCGAAACCGACGAAGACCACCAGGACACACTGGAGATCATGGAATACGCCCACTACGACCTCGCTTATATGTTCGCTTACTCCGAGCGCCCCGGTACGCTGGCAGCCCGCCGGTACCAGGACGATGTGCCCGAAGCAGTGAAAAAAGAGCGGCTGGCCGAAGTGGTGGCCCTCCACCGCCGGCATACCCTCGAAAGTATGCAGCAGGACGTGGGCAAAACATTTAAAGTATTGATTGAAGGCACTTCCAAACGCTCGGAAAACGACCTGTTCGGCCGCAACGACCAGAACAAGGTGGTGGTTTTCCCCCGCGGCAATCATCAGAAAGGCGAATACGTGTGGGTGCAGGTAGAAGATTGTACCGCAGGCACCCTGCTGGGTAAGGTCTTGGAAGGCCGGTAA
- a CDS encoding (Fe-S)-binding protein gives MQIKTMAEYFANGETPEVLFWVGCAGSFDQRAQKITRAFAEILDKTGIRFAILGKEEACTGDPARRAGNEFLFQMMAYNNIQVLNNYGVKKIVTACPHCFNTIRNEYPELGGQYEVIHHTTFLQQLIDEGRIKIKEGGSFKGKKITYHDSCYLGRANNIYEAPRAVLETLDADLVEMKRCKSNGLCCGAGGAQMFKEEEKGTTRVNFERGREAVATGASVIAANCPFCMTMLTDGVKEAGKEEEVKVLDIAEIIAADMQ, from the coding sequence ATGCAGATAAAAACGATGGCCGAATATTTTGCCAACGGCGAAACACCGGAAGTGCTCTTTTGGGTAGGATGCGCCGGCAGCTTTGATCAGCGCGCACAGAAAATCACCCGTGCATTTGCAGAAATACTCGACAAAACGGGCATCCGCTTCGCCATCCTTGGCAAGGAAGAAGCCTGTACCGGCGACCCGGCGCGCCGCGCAGGCAATGAATTCCTTTTCCAGATGATGGCTTACAACAACATCCAGGTGCTCAATAACTACGGCGTAAAAAAGATCGTCACCGCCTGCCCCCACTGTTTCAACACCATCCGCAACGAATATCCCGAGCTCGGCGGCCAGTACGAGGTGATTCACCACACCACGTTCCTCCAGCAGCTGATCGACGAAGGCCGCATTAAAATCAAAGAAGGCGGCAGCTTCAAAGGCAAAAAAATCACTTACCACGACTCCTGTTATCTCGGCCGCGCCAACAACATCTACGAAGCTCCCCGCGCCGTGCTCGAAACCCTCGACGCAGACCTGGTGGAGATGAAACGTTGCAAAAGCAATGGCCTCTGCTGCGGCGCAGGCGGCGCGCAGATGTTCAAAGAGGAAGAAAAAGGCACCACCCGCGTCAATTTCGAGAGAGGTCGCGAAGCCGTAGCCACCGGCGCCTCCGTGATCGCCGCCAACTGCCCCTTCTGCATGACCATGCTCACAGACGGTGTGAAAGAAGCCGGCAAGGAAGAGGAGGTAAAAGTCCTCGACATCGCCGAGATCATCGCCGCCGATATGCAATAG
- a CDS encoding (Fe-S)-binding protein — translation MQIVSQLLFVVALAAAIYVFSRRVMGIRRNILLGRDVALNDQPALRWKNLLLLAFGQKKMFRNPLVAVLHFFVYAGFLIINLEILEIIIDGVAGTHRIFAPFMGVVYGVLIGCFEILALLVAGGCLVFLLRRNVMKIRRFLSKDLNGWPRSDANYILITEIALMVLFLTMNTADQVLQSRGAAHYIQTDPFWISSHFTPLLAGLSDNALIAVERGAWWLHILGVLAFLNYLPFSKHLHIILAFPNAYYADLRPKGKMENMPAIQQEVLYAMQPELAASAPASDTVPKFGAKDIQDLTWKNLLDAYACTECGRCSAACPATQTGKALSPRLIMMKTRDRAEEVGRNKEADNKTLLRDYITEEELRACTSCNACVEECPVSINPLHIILQMRRHLVMEESSAPQEWNMMFSNIENNMAPWKFSPDDRDAWIH, via the coding sequence ATGCAAATTGTCAGTCAGTTACTTTTCGTCGTTGCCCTGGCCGCCGCCATTTATGTTTTTTCGCGCAGGGTCATGGGCATCCGGCGCAACATTCTGCTGGGCAGGGATGTAGCGTTGAACGACCAGCCGGCATTGCGCTGGAAAAACCTGCTGCTGCTCGCGTTCGGGCAGAAAAAGATGTTCCGCAATCCCCTGGTGGCGGTGCTGCACTTTTTCGTATATGCAGGCTTTCTCATCATCAACCTTGAAATCCTGGAGATCATCATCGACGGCGTCGCAGGCACCCACCGGATATTCGCGCCATTCATGGGCGTCGTTTACGGCGTGCTGATCGGCTGCTTCGAGATACTGGCGCTGCTGGTAGCCGGCGGCTGCCTCGTCTTCCTGCTTCGCAGGAACGTGATGAAGATCAGGCGCTTCCTCAGCAAAGACCTTAACGGCTGGCCCCGCTCCGACGCCAATTACATCCTGATCACGGAAATTGCGCTGATGGTGCTGTTCCTGACGATGAACACGGCCGACCAGGTGCTGCAGAGCCGGGGAGCAGCGCATTACATACAAACAGATCCGTTCTGGATTTCCAGCCATTTCACCCCGCTGCTGGCCGGCCTGTCAGATAACGCGCTCATCGCCGTCGAACGCGGTGCCTGGTGGCTGCACATCCTGGGCGTGCTGGCGTTCCTGAACTACCTCCCCTTCTCCAAACACCTCCACATCATACTGGCTTTCCCGAACGCCTATTACGCCGATCTGCGGCCGAAAGGCAAGATGGAAAACATGCCCGCCATCCAGCAGGAAGTATTGTATGCCATGCAGCCCGAGCTGGCCGCCAGCGCGCCGGCATCGGATACCGTACCGAAATTCGGCGCCAAAGACATTCAGGACCTCACGTGGAAAAACCTGCTCGATGCGTATGCCTGCACGGAATGCGGCCGATGCTCCGCCGCCTGCCCTGCCACACAAACCGGCAAGGCCCTCTCGCCCCGCCTCATCATGATGAAAACGCGCGACCGGGCCGAAGAAGTAGGCCGGAATAAGGAAGCGGACAATAAAACACTGCTGCGAGATTACATCACCGAAGAGGAACTGCGCGCGTGCACCAGCTGCAACGCCTGCGTGGAAGAATGCCCCGTGAGCATCAACCCGCTGCACATCATCCTGCAGATGCGCCGCCACCTCGTGATGGAAGAATCCAGCGCGCCGCAGGAATGGAACATGATGTTCTCCAATATCGAAAACAATATGGCCCCCTGGAAATTCAGCCCGGACGACCGTGATGCCTGGATCCACTAA